One Nitrospirota bacterium genomic window carries:
- a CDS encoding site-specific DNA-methyltransferase, with protein sequence MTKLHAASRFDSVDYLTQFIHIEKGNLFSNGSSTMVDEVNIGDLPVKRFTNEFWTAKQRQANSLHEISYRACFKPQLPRFFIELLTAPGDIVYDPFTGRGTTIVEAALLGRNVISNDINPLSSILCKSRLFVPDLNELAARLNSIRIHKALSSDFDLAMFYHEDTLKEILSIRNYLIDRDETGKQDELDMWIRMVATNRLTGHSKGFFSVYTFPPNQAVSRDSQIRINQQRKQTPEYRDTKKLIIAKTKDLLKNVTQTDIVTLRRIGEKAIFLNDDARETKTIKRGVVSLTVTSPPFLDIVKYAADNWMRCWFNNIDAESVGLRITMSKKIEDWVDVMNGVFRELYRITKKEGFVAFEVGEVRNGKVKLDEYVAQIGINQGFSCEGIMINAQVFTKTSNIWGVSNNGKGTNTNRIVIFKKVL encoded by the coding sequence ATGACTAAATTACATGCGGCTTCTCGCTTTGACTCTGTAGATTATCTGACACAGTTTATACATATTGAAAAGGGGAACTTATTTTCGAATGGCTCCTCAACAATGGTCGACGAAGTTAATATCGGAGATCTGCCTGTAAAAAGATTTACTAATGAATTTTGGACTGCCAAGCAAAGACAGGCTAATTCTCTTCATGAAATTTCCTACAGGGCATGCTTTAAGCCACAGTTGCCTCGTTTCTTTATAGAACTGCTTACTGCTCCCGGGGATATTGTTTATGATCCCTTTACAGGCAGAGGAACGACTATAGTTGAAGCGGCACTTCTGGGCAGAAACGTTATTTCCAATGATATAAATCCGCTCAGCAGCATTCTCTGTAAGTCACGACTGTTTGTTCCTGATCTGAATGAATTGGCGGCCAGGCTAAACTCAATTCGGATTCATAAAGCTCTTTCCTCTGATTTCGATCTTGCCATGTTTTATCATGAAGATACGCTGAAGGAAATATTATCCATTAGGAATTACTTGATAGATAGAGATGAAACTGGCAAACAGGACGAGTTGGATATGTGGATTAGAATGGTCGCTACCAATAGACTCACCGGCCATTCAAAGGGTTTTTTCTCGGTATATACATTTCCTCCCAATCAAGCTGTTAGTCGAGATAGTCAAATAAGGATCAATCAGCAGAGAAAACAGACGCCAGAATATAGAGACACGAAGAAACTTATTATCGCAAAGACAAAAGATCTCCTGAAAAATGTGACTCAGACTGATATCGTTACGTTGAGACGAATTGGAGAAAAGGCCATATTTCTTAATGATGACGCTCGTGAAACAAAAACGATAAAAAGGGGTGTGGTTTCGTTGACGGTAACTTCTCCACCATTCCTGGATATAGTCAAATACGCGGCTGACAACTGGATGAGGTGCTGGTTTAATAATATTGATGCTGAAAGCGTTGGATTACGAATTACCATGAGCAAGAAAATAGAAGACTGGGTTGATGTCATGAACGGCGTTTTTCGGGAACTATATAGGATAACGAAGAAAGAAGGCTTCGTAGCATTTGAGGTCGGTGAAGTTAGAAATGGCAAAGTTAAGTTAGATGAGTATGTGGCTCAGATTGGTATAAATCAAGGCTTTTCATGTGAGGGAATTATGATCAATGCACAGGTGTTCACAAAAACATCAAATATTTGGGGTGTTTCAAATAACGGGAAAGGGACAAATACGAACAGAATTGTTATTTTCAAGAAAGTATTGTGA
- a CDS encoding AbrB/MazE/SpoVT family DNA-binding domain-containing protein, with product MIAKTAQWGNSIGVRIPSAVAKKAGIGVNSTIEIDNTEGGIIIKPAERQEYTLKELVKEITAKNRHAEVDYGQPVGKELL from the coding sequence ATGATTGCGAAGACAGCACAGTGGGGCAACAGCATAGGCGTGCGCATACCCAGCGCAGTAGCTAAAAAGGCCGGTATCGGAGTGAACTCCACCATAGAGATCGACAATACGGAGGGTGGTATTATCATCAAGCCCGCTGAAAGGCAGGAGTATACCCTCAAGGAGCTTGTGAAAGAGATTACGGCCAAAAATCGTCATGCCGAGGTTGATTATGGGCAGCCTGTTGGTAAGGAGCTTCTTTAA
- the mazF gene encoding endoribonuclease MazF, giving the protein MKAVPDRGDIIVWSFDPTLGHEQAGFRPTLVLSPALYNKASGLCLICPITTKIKGYPFEVALDGAKKTSGVALADQVRSIDWQARKVKVTDRISATALSRALAKFKPLLY; this is encoded by the coding sequence ATGAAGGCAGTTCCGGATCGTGGCGATATTATCGTTTGGAGTTTCGATCCCACATTAGGGCATGAGCAGGCAGGCTTTAGACCGACGCTTGTCCTCTCTCCCGCGCTCTACAATAAGGCTTCCGGCCTCTGCCTTATCTGTCCGATCACCACAAAGATCAAAGGTTATCCATTTGAAGTGGCGCTTGACGGCGCAAAGAAGACCTCTGGAGTTGCCCTTGCTGATCAGGTTCGCTCTATCGACTGGCAGGCCCGCAAGGTAAAAGTAACTGACCGCATTTCAGCAACAGCCCTTTCACGAGCCCTCGCTAAATTCAAACCTCTTCTTTATTGA
- a CDS encoding AbrB/MazE/SpoVT family DNA-binding domain-containing protein, with protein sequence MDTMKTAIAEIKNRGQLTIPKKIRESSHLEEGQVVSIIPVGDSVIITPKRLELDEARRQIRKIMKASGLSEKELLKGLGEERELLYKEIYGKKKH encoded by the coding sequence ATGGATACCATGAAAACAGCTATTGCAGAGATAAAAAATCGCGGCCAGTTGACCATCCCCAAGAAAATCCGGGAATCAAGCCATCTTGAAGAAGGACAGGTAGTCTCTATCATACCTGTTGGAGACTCTGTCATCATCACCCCCAAAAGGCTTGAGCTCGATGAAGCGCGAAGGCAGATCAGAAAGATCATGAAGGCCTCAGGGCTTTCAGAAAAAGAATTGCTCAAGGGGCTTGGGGAGGAGAGAGAACTGCTTTACAAGGAAATCTATGGCAAAAAGAAGCATTAA
- a CDS encoding PIN domain-containing protein: MAKRSIKIFLDSNVILSGLFSDKGAPRVILDLLSLGLPQLAAATGEYNIIEIERNLIKKMPEALPVYSKYLPLLNLDIIPLPSSKELTKLSGATSQKDMPVLASAINGKVDYLVTGDRKDFSHLTGQYSFKILGPSEFLANILPEVLKALESDG; encoded by the coding sequence ATGGCAAAAAGAAGCATTAAGATATTCCTTGATTCGAACGTCATCCTATCAGGTCTTTTCTCAGATAAGGGAGCTCCCCGCGTTATTTTGGATCTTTTATCGCTCGGGCTTCCGCAGCTCGCGGCAGCGACAGGGGAATATAATATTATTGAAATTGAACGTAACCTAATAAAAAAGATGCCTGAGGCACTTCCGGTTTACAGTAAATATCTTCCCTTGCTGAACCTTGACATCATCCCTCTTCCCTCATCAAAAGAACTAACTAAATTGAGTGGGGCCACGTCTCAAAAGGATATGCCTGTGCTTGCTTCAGCCATCAATGGCAAGGTTGATTATCTTGTAACAGGGGACAGAAAGGACTTTAGTCATTTGACAGGGCAATACTCCTTTAAAATCCTTGGCCCTTCTGAATTTCTTGCTAACATTCTTCCTGAGGTGCTCAAGGCCTTGGAATCGGACGGCTAA
- the trpS gene encoding tryptophan--tRNA ligase has product MQSSGKVHLGNYVGALQNWVKLQDNYDCYYFVADWHALTTGYNNPSVLHESVTDLLVNFLAAGLDPDKCTIFIQSRILEHAELHLLLSMITPLGWLERVPTYKEKQTELSERDLSTYGFLGYPLLQTADIIMYRAKHVPVGIDQVPHLEISREIARRFNNLYGDVFPEPDALLTPFPKVPGVDGRKMSKSYGNAIYLSDSAKEVEQKIRTMTTDPARVKRTDKGDPELSPVFQLHKIFSTKEEQAEVAEGCRTAGIGCIDCKKVLIKNVFSVLEPIWAKREALLADPDKLHAIAEKGNEKARKVAQETMQFVRKAMGLY; this is encoded by the coding sequence ATGCAGTCAAGCGGCAAGGTACATCTCGGCAACTATGTCGGAGCTCTTCAGAACTGGGTGAAGCTCCAGGATAACTACGACTGCTACTATTTTGTTGCTGACTGGCACGCCCTTACAACAGGATATAACAACCCTTCGGTGCTGCATGAATCGGTAACAGACCTGCTGGTGAATTTCCTTGCCGCAGGCCTCGATCCTGACAAATGCACCATCTTCATTCAGTCCAGGATACTGGAACATGCCGAACTTCATCTCCTGCTCTCGATGATCACGCCTCTGGGATGGCTTGAGCGCGTGCCGACCTACAAAGAAAAACAGACCGAGCTGAGCGAGCGTGACCTGTCCACGTATGGCTTTCTCGGGTACCCGCTCCTGCAGACCGCAGACATCATTATGTACCGGGCAAAGCATGTGCCTGTAGGCATAGACCAGGTGCCTCACCTTGAGATATCGCGTGAGATTGCCCGGAGATTCAATAACCTTTACGGAGATGTTTTCCCTGAGCCTGATGCACTCCTTACCCCCTTCCCCAAAGTGCCTGGCGTTGACGGAAGAAAGATGTCAAAGAGTTACGGCAATGCCATCTATCTTTCAGACAGTGCCAAAGAGGTGGAGCAGAAGATCAGGACTATGACCACTGACCCTGCACGCGTAAAAAGGACTGACAAGGGAGACCCTGAGCTCTCCCCCGTATTCCAGCTGCACAAAATATTTTCGACAAAAGAAGAACAGGCAGAGGTTGCCGAAGGATGCAGGACTGCCGGTATCGGCTGCATTGACTGCAAGAAGGTGCTGATCAAAAACGTCTTTTCAGTTCTTGAGCCGATCTGGGCAAAGAGAGAGGCTCTTCTTGCTGATCCTGATAAATTGCATGCCATCGCTGAAAAAGGAAACGAGAAGGCCAGAAAGGTGGCACAGGAGACCATGCAGTTTGTGCGCAAGGCAATGGGGCTTTATTAG
- a CDS encoding phosphoenolpyruvate carboxykinase (GTP): protein MNIEIKNKKLNAWIAEIKTMCEPDAIYICDGSKQEYDSMMQRLIDSGSATPLKKRKNSFLFRSDPSDVARVEDRTYISTTSQDEAGPTNNWMAPAELKGIMKDLYKGCMKGRTMFVIPFSMGPIGSPISRIGIEISDSPYVVVNMHIMTRVSSKVLELLGSDGDFIPCLHSIGAPLQPGQKDVQWPCAPIENKYISHFPEENLIWSYGSGYGGNALLGKKCLALRIASAVARREGWLAEHMLILRLTSPEGKQYHIAAAFPSACGKTNLAMMQPSLKGWKCECIGDDIAWMKIGPDGRLHAINPESGFFGVAPGTSYGTNPMAMDTIRENTIFTNCALTDDSDVWWEGMNDELPSHLIDWKGHDWTPASKADAAHANARFTAHASQCPVICKDWENPAGVPIDIFIFGGRRTSVVPLVSEALSWEHGVFLGATAASETTAANIGSVGNLRRDPFAMKPFCGYNMGDYFEHWFSMGEKLGSKAPKIFYVNWFRKSQDGKFLWPGFSDNSRVLKWICERVDNKIGAESSAIGLLPKEGDLDLSGLTLTPESMKELMSVNIADWKAEIPDIEAHFSTFGKRLPSKLRDQLEELRKRLG from the coding sequence ATGAACATTGAAATTAAAAACAAGAAACTCAATGCCTGGATCGCTGAGATCAAGACAATGTGCGAACCGGATGCAATCTATATATGCGATGGGTCCAAACAGGAATATGACAGCATGATGCAGAGGTTGATCGACAGCGGCAGCGCTACCCCATTGAAGAAGCGGAAGAACAGTTTTCTGTTCAGGTCTGACCCGAGCGACGTAGCACGCGTTGAAGACCGCACCTATATCTCGACCACATCTCAGGATGAAGCAGGGCCTACAAACAACTGGATGGCGCCGGCCGAACTGAAGGGGATCATGAAGGATCTTTATAAGGGCTGCATGAAAGGCAGGACCATGTTTGTGATCCCTTTTTCCATGGGACCGATCGGTTCGCCCATCTCCAGGATAGGCATCGAGATCAGCGACAGCCCTTATGTGGTGGTCAATATGCATATCATGACCCGCGTCAGCTCGAAGGTGCTGGAACTTCTTGGCAGTGACGGCGATTTCATTCCCTGCCTCCATTCGATCGGCGCACCGCTTCAGCCCGGCCAGAAAGATGTGCAGTGGCCATGCGCCCCGATAGAGAACAAATATATCAGCCACTTTCCTGAAGAAAACCTGATCTGGTCGTACGGGTCCGGGTACGGAGGGAATGCCCTGTTAGGCAAGAAATGTCTGGCGCTCCGCATTGCATCTGCTGTTGCACGGAGAGAGGGATGGCTTGCAGAACATATGCTCATCCTGCGGCTGACCAGTCCTGAGGGCAAGCAGTATCATATTGCAGCAGCATTCCCCTCAGCATGCGGAAAGACCAACCTGGCCATGATGCAGCCTTCGCTCAAGGGCTGGAAATGTGAATGCATCGGCGATGATATCGCCTGGATGAAGATCGGTCCGGATGGACGGCTGCATGCCATAAATCCGGAGAGCGGGTTTTTCGGCGTTGCACCCGGAACATCCTATGGCACCAACCCTATGGCAATGGATACGATCAGGGAAAATACCATCTTCACGAACTGCGCACTGACCGATGACAGCGATGTCTGGTGGGAGGGCATGAATGACGAACTGCCGTCACATCTTATTGACTGGAAGGGTCATGACTGGACGCCTGCAAGCAAGGCTGACGCTGCGCATGCGAATGCACGTTTCACTGCGCATGCATCACAATGCCCGGTCATCTGCAAGGACTGGGAAAATCCTGCGGGCGTGCCGATCGATATCTTCATATTCGGTGGCCGCCGCACCAGCGTGGTACCGCTTGTCTCTGAGGCCCTCTCCTGGGAGCATGGCGTCTTCCTGGGGGCCACAGCAGCATCAGAGACAACAGCTGCGAATATCGGATCAGTAGGCAATCTGAGGCGCGACCCCTTTGCCATGAAGCCCTTCTGCGGATATAACATGGGCGACTATTTCGAGCACTGGTTCAGCATGGGCGAGAAGCTCGGCAGCAAGGCGCCGAAGATCTTCTACGTGAACTGGTTCAGAAAGAGCCAGGACGGCAAGTTCCTCTGGCCCGGCTTCAGCGACAACAGCAGAGTTCTCAAATGGATCTGCGAACGCGTTGACAACAAGATCGGTGCAGAGAGCTCTGCCATAGGTCTGCTGCCCAAAGAAGGGGATCTTGACCTTTCAGGCCTCACCCTGACACCGGAAAGCATGAAGGAACTGATGAGCGTAAATATTGCTGACTGGAAAGCTGAGATACCTGATATCGAGGCACACTTCAGCACCTTTGGAAAGCGTCTGCCCTCCAAACTGAGAGACCAGCTTGAGGAGCTCAGAAAGCGTCTTGGATGA